A single genomic interval of Daucus carota subsp. sativus chromosome 1, DH1 v3.0, whole genome shotgun sequence harbors:
- the LOC108197308 gene encoding uncharacterized protein LOC108197308, giving the protein MAGIVSSVTNVDFLNVSKACPQPTFNPKVSSVSFTSSSRYSKGRIQATTSEESKDSGAHGIIDEAAKNANAMVDKAKELAEAGAAQAESNEAKKKESEDKVLKATKDAAESAAEAAEETAGGMWEAAKGTVFPKADEEKK; this is encoded by the exons ATGGCAGGAATAGTTTCAAGCGTCACAAATGTTGATTTTCTTAACGTCTCGAAGGCTTGTCCTCAGCCCACTTTCAATCCTAAAGTATCAAGCGTTAGCTTCACATCCAGCTCTCGATACTCTAAG GGTCGAATTCAAGCCACTACTAGTGAAGAGAGTAAAGACTCGGGAGCCCATGGAATAATAGATGAAGCCGCAAAGAATGCAAATGCCATGGTGGACAAGGCTAAAGAACTTGCAGAGGCAGGCGCCGCCCAGGCTGAAAGCAACGAAGCAAAGAAGAAGGAGTCGGAAGACAAGGTGTTGAAGGCGACAAAGGATGCAGCGGAATCAGCGGCCGAAGCTGCGGAGGAGACGGCGGGAGGTATGTGGGAGGCGGCTAAGGGTACTGTGTTCCCTAAAGCTGATGAGGAGAAGAAATGA